A DNA window from Rhipicephalus sanguineus isolate Rsan-2018 chromosome 8, BIME_Rsan_1.4, whole genome shotgun sequence contains the following coding sequences:
- the LOC119402241 gene encoding uncharacterized protein LOC119402241, with the protein MEVSSSDSGDSNDFGREEDAELADPANHFAFDPLASSSDEDSSSPDSDNAMQEALRIGNVQWCLCGSCRAMETETESVCCREIDKVNSLVPDEAACVTEHPTFRRGCLDIHALEIAYYALMEDRPGVIEAPEIHRYYCCD; encoded by the exons ATGGAAGTTTCGTCAAGCGACTCCGGCGACAGCAACGACTTCGGTAGAGAAGAAGATGCCGAGCTTGCCGACCCTGCCAACCATTTCGCGTTTGACCCGCTAGCAAGCTCGTCAGATGAAGACAGCTCGTCGCCCGACAGCGATAATGCCATGCAGGAGGCCTTGCGCATCGGGAACGTCCAATG GTGTCTCTGTGGGAGCTGCCGCGCCATGGAGACCGAGACGGAATCGGTGTGTTGTCGAGAGATCGACAAAGTGAACTCTCTTGTGCCGGATGAGGCTGCCTGCGTCACAGAACACCCGACGTTTCGGCGTGGATGCTTAGACATCCACGCCCTGGAGATAGCGTACTACGCCTTGATGGAAGACCGTCCGGGCGTCATTGAGGCTCCAGAAATCCACAGGTATTACTGCTGCGATTGA